From a region of the Zingiber officinale cultivar Zhangliang chromosome 10B, Zo_v1.1, whole genome shotgun sequence genome:
- the LOC122030443 gene encoding tubulin beta chain-like produces the protein MREILHIQGGQCGNQIGAKFWEVVCSEHGIDATGRYGGDNPFQLERVNVYYNEASFGRFVPRAVLMDLEPGTMDSVRSGPYGQIFRPDNFVFGQSGAGNNWAKGHYTEGAELIDSVLDVVRKEAENCDCLQGFQVCHSLGGGTGSGMGTLLISKIREEYPDRMILTFSVFPSPKVSDTVVEPYNATLSVHQLVENADECMVLDNEALYDICFRTLKLTTPSFGDLNHLISATMSGVTCCLRFPGQLNSDLRKLAVNLIPFPRLHFFMVGFAPLTSRGSQHYRTLTVPELTQQMWDAKNMMCAADPRHGRYLTASAMFRGKMSTKEVDEQMLNVQNKNSSYFVEWIPNNVKSTVCDIPPIGLKMASTFIGNSTSIQEMFHRVSEQFTAMFRRKAFLHWYTGEGMDEMEFTEAESNMNDLVSEYQQYQDATTEDVEYEEDEGDYQED, from the exons ATGCGCGAGATCCTCCACATCCAGGGCGGACAGTGCGGCAACCAGATCGGGGCCAAGTTCTGGGAAGTCGTCTGCTCGGAGCATGGCATTGATGCCACCGGCCGCTACGGCGGCGATAATCCCTTCCAGCTTGAGCGAGTGAACGTATACTACAATGAGGCCAGCTTCGGGCGCTTCGTGCCCCGGGCGGTGCTCATGGACCTTGAGCCCGGCACCATGGACAGCGTCCGGTCCGGCCCCTACGGCCAGATCTTCCGCCCTGATAACTTCGTCTTCGGGCAGTCCGGGGCCGGCAACAACTGGGCCAAAGGGCATTACACTGAGGGCGCCGAGCTTATTGATTCGGTCCTTGATGTTGTCAGGAAAGAGGCCGAGAACTGCGATTGCTTGCAGG GGTTTCAGGTTTGTCATTCACTTGGAGGTGGGACTGGCTCCGGCATGGGGACGCTCCTAATATCTAAGATAAGAGAAGAGTATCCCGATCGCATGATACTAACTTTCTCCGTCTTCCCGTCGCCTAAGGTGTCTGATACTGTGGTCGAGCCTTATAATGCTACTCTTTCTGTCCACCAGCTTGTTGAGAATGCCGATGAGTGCATGGTGTTGGATAATGAAGCACTCTATGACATTTGTTTCCGAACTCTCAAGCTTACTACTCCAAGTT TTGGTGATCTGAACCACCTGATTTCGGCTACCATGAGTGGCGTCACTTGCTGCCTTCGATTCCCAGGACAACTCAACTCTGACCTTCGGAAGCTTGCCGTCAACCTCATCCCCTTCCCTCGTCTCCACTTCTTCATGGTTGGATTTGCTCCTCTTACATCCCGTGGATCACAGCACTACCGTACTCTTACTGTCCCCGAGCTCACCCAACAAATGTGGGATGCCAAGAACATGATGTGTGCAGCTGATCCTCGCCATGGGCGCTACCTGACAGCATCAGCGATGTTCCGTGGCAAAATGAGCACCAAAGAGGTGGATGAGCAAATGCTCAATGTTCAGAACAAGAATTCTTCTTACTTTGTTGAGTGGATTCCAAACAATGTGAAGTCTACAGTCTGTGATATCCCACCAATTGGATTAAAGATGGCTTCCACATTCATCGGCAACTCTACTTCAATTCAAGAGATGTTCCATCGTGTCAGCGAACAATTCACTGCAATGTTCAGAAGAAAGGCTTTCTTGCATTGGTACACAGGAGAGGGAATGGATGAGATGGAGTTCACTGAGGCTGAAAGCAACATGAATGATCTTGTTTCTGAGTACCAACAATACCAGGATGCAACAACAGAGGATGTCgaatatgaagaagatgaaggtgaTTATCAAGAGGATTGA